One part of the Dermacentor silvarum isolate Dsil-2018 chromosome 6, BIME_Dsil_1.4, whole genome shotgun sequence genome encodes these proteins:
- the LOC119456861 gene encoding uncharacterized protein LOC119456861 produces the protein MGSTTPPIGEPLEIWQWNCRGFRKKRSLLQQYINTHLAQPDVIALQEPGTSPILPGYESYDSPTEGRAAVLINKALTAIGLDNIPDTNIDHVIVELILRRKKKAERRSIIIVNVYSPPKQKSTGFHALVQGACKLAQGKELVLLGDFNALDERWGYNRSDVKGKQLAAATEKFQLELLTDPANPTRIGNSVCRDTCPDLTFARGSANYNWDNLQESLGSDHCILRTQITESAMRRSIGQARITNWDVFRRESENSIDNLVNLTDWCEQIKEIRDRCTTVMKRTSQLPEVDGHLLHLWEARRSLIRRWKTRKHNRRLKLKIASLTLEAEQYAEQLARINWAQFSDSLRGSLGTARTWHVLRALIDPTRTKNETNKSVQRLIHAFEGTDDELLAQVQRKCYGDYHPPPYRARYQGYANHTLDRPITLDEVNAAIRSSTRNTAAGADKITYSLIRNLNDTAVQELTNFLNDHWQCGTLPPSGSTQR, from the coding sequence ATGGGCAGTACAACCCCACCCATTGGCGAACcattagaaatctggcaatggaactgccgcggcttcCGCAAAAAGCGGAGCCTCCTCCAACAATACATTAACACACACCTTGCTCAACCAGATGTCATAGCGCTACAGGAACCTGGCACATCACCCATACTCCCAGGCTATGAGTCCTACGATAGCCCGACAGAAGGCAGAGCGGCCGTCCTGATTAACAAAGCATTAACTGCAATTGGTCTTGACAACATCCCAGACACCAACATCGACCATGTGATAGTGGAGCTAATTCTCAGGCGCAAAAAGAaggccgagaggcgaagcatcataaTCGTCAATGTATATAGTCCCCCGAAACAAAAATCCACCGGCTTCCACGCTCTCGTTCAGGGTGCCTGCAAATTAGCCCAGGGGAAGGAACTCGTACTCCTCGGGGACTTCAATGCTCTCGACGAACGCTGGGGATACAATCGTTCGGATGTCAAAGGCAAACAACTTGCAGCTGCCACCGAAAAATTCCAACTCGAACTGCTTACGGATCCAGCAAACCCTACCCGGATCGGCAACAGCGTATGCAGGGACACTTGTCCCGATCTCACCTTCGCCCGTGGTAGTGCAAACTATAATTGGGACAACTTGCAGGAATCCTTGGGtagtgaccactgcattctccgTACACAAATTACGGAGAGTGCGATGCGTCGCTCCATTGGACAAGCCCGCATCACAAACtgggacgtcttccgtcgcgagaGCGAGAATTCAATTGACAACCTTGTAAACCTCACTGACTGGTGCGAGCAAATTAAAGAAATTCGGGACCGTTGCACCACCGTCATGAAAAGAACATCTCAACTCCCAGAAGTGGACGGCCATCTTCTGCACCTGTGGGAAGCCAGAAGAAGCCTCatccgcagatggaagacccgaaAACATAACCGACGTCTCAAGCTCAAGATCGCATCTCTCACCCTCGAGGCTGAGCAGTATGCTGAGCAACTGGCACGAATTAACTGGGCCCAGTTCAGCGACTCGCTTCGAGGCTCACTGGGTACGGCCCGCACGTGGCACGTTCTACGAGCCTTGATTGATCCTACTCGAACAAAAAATGAGACAAACAAATCAGTCCAGCGCCTCATACACGCCTTTGAAGGCACGGACGACGAGCTGCTTGCTCAAGTACAGCGCAAATGCTATGGTGATTATCACCCGCCTCCCTATCGGGCGAGGTATCAAGGTTATGCAAACCACACCCTGGACCGACCGATAACGTTGGACGAAGTTAATGCTGCCAttcgcagcagcacccgcaacacaGCAGC